GAAATGGAGGAAATCCTATGAAAATCAAAGCTAAACAACTTTCTCTCTCCGATATTTACGATGATGTTCAATCCTTCTTTGAAGAAGATAAACCCAAGTTTATTAAACTCTTTGATTCCTTTATTGATTTATCTGAACTTATTCCACCTTCTTTTTACGCCCATTATTATTCTCACTTCGGGCGTCATAGGGATTTTTCTCTTGAATCTATGCTCACTTCTTTGATTATCCAAAAAATTCTCTCTATCCCTACTGTTCAACTCCTTGTCCATGTTCTTAAGCTCTCTAAAGAATTAAGAGAGCTTTGTGGCTTTAAAAGAGTCCCTCATCCTTCTCAATTCTCTAGATTTAAATCCATTTTCCTCAAAGATTTGGAGAATTTCTTCAATAATCTTGTTAATTTAACTGAGCCTATTTGTCAGGCTATTAATCCTTCACTTTCTAATATCCTCATCGCTGATACTACTGGCTTTCAACCTTATGTCAGAGAAAATAATCCTAAGTTCTTTGATTCCCTTTATAGAAATATTAAAAAGTTCTCTAAATCTAATCCTGATTTTGATGCCCACTCTTATGCTTGTTCTAAAATGCCTAAGTTCGCTCACTCTAATCCTGATGCTAAATTCTCTTATATTAATGGCCATTATTGTTACTCTATCAAAGCTACCATCCTCACTAATGGCTTAGGCATTATTCAGCATATTAGTTTCTATGACGATGATTCTTTAAATGTCAATACTGCTAAATCTGCTGCCGAGTCTAAAGATTTGTACGATTCTAAAACTTTAATCCCTTCTCTTAAGGAATTCTTTAATTTACATCCTAATTTCTCTTATAGATACTTCTTAGGTGACGCTGGGTTTGATTCTTTTGATAATTACAAATACTTGTTCTCAGAGCATGGCATAATCCCTATTATCCCTATTAACCCTCGAAATTCTAAAAACTTACCTCAGCCTACTTTTAACTCTGATGGTATCCCTACCTGCCCCCGTGACCCTTCTCTTAAAATGTCCTATGATGGCATCGTCCGGGAAAAAGGTAGAACTACCAGAATTAAATGGCTTTGCCCTATGTCCAAAAAAGTTAGACTAAACGGTAAAACTACTTATATCCTTCAATGTGATAACCCCTGTACCTCTTCTAAATGCGGCAGAATATTCTATACTACCCTTGATATTGATTTTAGAAAAAACACTGTTGTCCCTCGTAACTCTAAAAAGTGGTCCAAACTTTATGAAAAACGCCCTATTATTGAAAAATCTATTTCTCTTTTAAAAAGTTCTATCGCTGTTGATAGCTTTAAACTCATAAATACCAGGTCAATCAAAGCTGATGTTTTTCTTGGGGCTATCACTCAACATATTGGTTTAATTATTACTGCAAAACTTGGTACTTTTGAACATCCTTTATCTTTGAAAAAACTTTTGGCTTGATAACTTGTTCTTATGGTTTGATTCGTTTGTCACCTTTTTACATTAAAAAGGTGTGTTAGGTATTGTCTTTTTTGAATTTGTATCTTTCTTCCATTTCTCTTTTCCCCTCTTGAGCGTGCCTTTAAAATGTAATTTCTTTATTTTGTTCCTTGTAATGTAACTTTTTTACTCTAATATTTATCTCATTTTGCAATCACCTAAAACCGATTATATCATAATAAAACAAAAATCTCCACATCATCTATTTTTAAAAATTCAGACAAAGGGGACGGTTCCTCTTGTCTGTTTATTTCGATTTTCAGACGAAAGGAACCGTCCCCGGTGTTTGAAAAAA
The sequence above is a segment of the Thermoanaerobacter ethanolicus JW 200 genome. Coding sequences within it:
- a CDS encoding transposase; translated protein: MKIKAKQLSLSDIYDDVQSFFEEDKPKFIKLFDSFIDLSELIPPSFYAHYYSHFGRHRDFSLESMLTSLIIQKILSIPTVQLLVHVLKLSKELRELCGFKRVPHPSQFSRFKSIFLKDLENFFNNLVNLTEPICQAINPSLSNILIADTTGFQPYVRENNPKFFDSLYRNIKKFSKSNPDFDAHSYACSKMPKFAHSNPDAKFSYINGHYCYSIKATILTNGLGIIQHISFYDDDSLNVNTAKSAAESKDLYDSKTLIPSLKEFFNLHPNFSYRYFLGDAGFDSFDNYKYLFSEHGIIPIIPINPRNSKNLPQPTFNSDGIPTCPRDPSLKMSYDGIVREKGRTTRIKWLCPMSKKVRLNGKTTYILQCDNPCTSSKCGRIFYTTLDIDFRKNTVVPRNSKKWSKLYEKRPIIEKSISLLKSSIAVDSFKLINTRSIKADVFLGAITQHIGLIITAKLGTFEHPLSLKKLLA